The proteins below come from a single Halobacillus salinarum genomic window:
- the yunB gene encoding sporulation protein YunB, producing the protein MKKNKNATRPDSLGKKIVLTFVFFVLFTSFSLWFINRGITPTLIGIAETKTQQLARDAINEAVNKQIAEDLQFNDLVKMEKDDNGNIVYMGWNSVVVNRVLRNTTYRVQNFLKRMELNELPLEDTSLEPDIDPDQTQEDLGEQPATLIEIPIGQASNNSLLANLGPKVPVQLRVIGDVQSNFKSEMTEYGINAALFKLAIHIEVNVRIVIPFSSETTTVASDIPIDTSTIMGKVPNFYNGMGANGESTPFSYPMDPLQ; encoded by the coding sequence ATGAAAAAAAATAAAAACGCAACACGCCCTGACTCGCTTGGGAAAAAAATAGTTCTTACTTTTGTATTTTTTGTATTATTTACATCTTTCAGCCTGTGGTTTATTAATAGGGGAATCACCCCAACATTAATCGGGATTGCCGAAACAAAAACTCAGCAGCTGGCGAGGGATGCAATCAATGAGGCTGTTAATAAACAGATTGCAGAAGATCTGCAATTTAATGATTTAGTGAAGATGGAGAAAGATGATAATGGAAATATCGTCTACATGGGGTGGAATTCCGTCGTTGTCAACAGAGTATTGAGAAATACAACATACCGTGTTCAAAATTTCCTGAAACGTATGGAATTAAATGAATTGCCTTTAGAGGACACGAGCTTGGAGCCTGACATTGATCCTGATCAGACTCAAGAGGATTTAGGCGAGCAGCCGGCAACCCTGATTGAAATTCCAATTGGTCAGGCTTCTAATAATTCCCTGTTAGCCAACCTCGGTCCAAAAGTTCCTGTACAATTGCGAGTCATCGGGGATGTTCAGTCGAACTTTAAAAGTGAAATGACCGAATATGGAATCAACGCTGCTCTCTTTAAACTTGCTATTCACATCGAAGTAAATGTTCGAATCGTCATTCCTTTCTCATCAGAAACAACTACAGTTGCTTCAGATATACCGATTGATACGAGCACAATTATGGGAAAAGTGCCAAACTTTTATAATGGCATGGGAGCAAATGGTGAATCTACCCCGTTTTCGTATCCAATGGACCCCTTGCAATAA
- a CDS encoding Na+/H+ antiporter NhaC family protein — protein sequence MEGTIYSLIPAVLMLLLVVLTRRVILSLGAGIVVGALMLASFNIPATLQNIWTKFYTIFYSEGALNTGNIYLLSFLLLLGITTAFMSASGGSRAFGRWAVQHIKTRKGAKLVPVILGIIIFIDDYFNALAVGQVARPLTDRHKVSRAKLAYYIDSTSAPVTVISPISSWGAYIIGTIGSILAANEITEYHALEAFIRMIPANFYVFAALLLVFLTVFLRLDFGPMKTHETRALETGDLIDKRKGKVPGDLNDEFTEHDNGRMIHLILPIVFLVTGTIAAMIITGIRNTTGGVDILAVFANTNVNISLFIGGAISVLSAAFMYIAQPKPKSSISQVSWEGIKAMLPALYILIFAWMIGDIIGGLGTGEYLADQFNQASINPSYLPFLIFIVSGFMALATGTSWGTFGIMLPIAGEIAAVTDANLVLPALSAVLAGSVFGDHCSPISDTTILSSTGAGANHIDHVMTQLPYAGLAAGAAAIGYLLLGLTGGVWLPLLLTLIIVIVAGILIHSLSPVKENKKPYIQPKG from the coding sequence ATGGAAGGAACGATTTATTCACTTATACCTGCTGTATTAATGCTGCTTCTTGTTGTCCTGACAAGGAGAGTAATCTTGTCTCTTGGAGCAGGAATTGTAGTTGGAGCTCTAATGCTTGCCAGCTTTAACATTCCGGCTACCTTGCAAAATATCTGGACTAAATTCTATACCATTTTTTATAGTGAAGGAGCTTTAAACACAGGGAATATTTATTTACTGAGTTTTCTGCTGTTACTCGGGATCACAACTGCTTTCATGTCAGCTTCTGGCGGCAGCCGCGCATTTGGGAGGTGGGCCGTTCAGCACATTAAGACAAGAAAGGGAGCCAAACTGGTTCCTGTCATCCTCGGAATTATTATTTTTATCGATGATTATTTTAATGCTTTAGCTGTCGGTCAAGTGGCAAGGCCGCTTACAGACCGTCACAAAGTGTCTCGAGCAAAGCTTGCGTACTATATCGACTCTACCTCAGCTCCTGTAACCGTTATTTCTCCAATATCAAGCTGGGGTGCTTATATCATCGGTACAATTGGCAGCATACTAGCTGCAAATGAAATCACTGAATATCATGCACTGGAAGCATTTATCAGGATGATTCCTGCAAACTTTTATGTGTTTGCTGCTTTGCTATTAGTATTTTTAACTGTGTTTTTACGATTGGATTTCGGACCGATGAAAACCCATGAAACGAGAGCTTTGGAAACAGGCGACTTGATTGACAAAAGAAAAGGAAAAGTACCTGGAGATCTGAACGATGAATTTACAGAGCATGATAACGGCCGGATGATCCACCTTATTCTTCCTATTGTATTTCTTGTGACAGGAACCATTGCAGCAATGATAATTACTGGAATTAGAAACACAACCGGCGGGGTTGATATACTCGCTGTATTTGCAAACACAAACGTTAACATTTCCTTATTTATCGGGGGTGCGATTTCTGTTTTAAGCGCAGCTTTCATGTATATTGCTCAACCTAAGCCTAAATCATCTATAAGTCAGGTCAGCTGGGAAGGAATTAAAGCGATGCTCCCGGCACTCTACATTCTTATATTTGCCTGGATGATCGGTGATATCATCGGTGGTTTAGGAACAGGCGAGTATTTAGCAGATCAGTTTAATCAAGCTTCAATAAACCCGTCCTATCTGCCTTTCCTTATATTTATAGTTTCTGGATTCATGGCTCTTGCCACAGGAACCTCCTGGGGTACTTTCGGCATTATGCTGCCGATCGCAGGAGAGATTGCAGCTGTTACCGATGCGAATTTAGTACTTCCTGCCCTATCCGCTGTATTAGCAGGTTCGGTATTTGGAGACCATTGTTCTCCAATCTCTGATACCACCATTCTCTCGTCGACAGGAGCAGGGGCAAATCATATTGATCATGTAATGACCCAGCTTCCATATGCAGGCCTTGCTGCAGGGGCTGCCGCTATTGGGTATCTCCTTTTAGGATTGACGGGAGGGGTGTGGCTGCCCTTATTGCTGACTTTGATCATCGTAATAGTTGCAGGTATATTGATCCATTCCTTATCTCCTGTAAAAGAAAACAAAAAACCGTATATTCAGCCTAAAGGATAA